A portion of the Cryptomeria japonica chromosome 5, Sugi_1.0, whole genome shotgun sequence genome contains these proteins:
- the LOC131876251 gene encoding putative disease resistance protein At4g10780, which translates to MDFEENYALVARMEAIRIFLTFATQKDLRAYQMDVKTSRKIRRLVEKVEKHVASTLFVAFLHQLQQHVANQQVLEQIREKVDCLNLCTSALAGASEDLFPSPSSASPNKKYIEEALVVGQDSALIRRVELIHSQQHKSLSRFGLVGKGGAGKTLLLKRVFNSDQLQSLFCNDLMLWLTVSQTPSFSALRNHLVKQIAFKVRERLYSREEEHFETWLNECMRKHKFALVLDDVWETSATSLLEEPCVPHFPHHNSNIIIASSRTITVLSQLGVPPLLVIQMQDLSEDHSWRLFSSHAFLHSEGALPMSIDQEIARRVCNECVGGPPLALKVVGQAMAGITRSNERDLVVNRLQSDATNSLYGKLRLSYDALADVAGCGIALQLCFLCIAAYPEDNIISPTYATAYWIGEGLVTGPKPFQIGEMYINLLVDRCLIEPVKKNYE; encoded by the exons ATGGATTTTGAGGAGAATTATGCTCTTGTAGCAAGAATGGAAGCTATCAGAatttttttgacttttgcaacacaGAAGGATTTAAGAgcctatcaaatggatgtgaa AACAAGCAGAAAGATCAGGCGACTCGTTGAGAAGGTTGAAAAGCATGTAGCCTCCACGCTTTTTGTTGCTTTTTTGCACCAACTGCAGCAGCATGTGGCAAATCAGCAAGTGCTTGAGCAGATTAGAGAGAAGGTGGATTGTCTTAATCTGTGTACTTCAGCACTTGCCGGTGCATCAGAAGATCTCTTTCCATCCCCTTCTTCAGCCTCTCCTAACAAGAAGTATATTGAGGAGGCACTTGTTGTTGGACAAGATTCTGCATTAATAAGACGTGTGGAGCTGATTCATTCACAGCAGCACAAAAGTCTGTCTCGTTTCGGTCTAGTTGGGAAGGGCGGGGCCGGTAAGACTCTACTACTCAAACGAGTCTTCAACAGTGACCAGTTACAGAGTCTCTTTTGCAATGACTTGATGCTTTGGCTTACTGTTTCACAAACTCCATCGTTTAGCGCTCTCAGAAATCATCTTGTGAAACAAATAGCTTTTAAAGTAAGGGAAAGATTGTACAGTAGAGAGGAAGAACATTTCGAAACTTGGTTGAATGAATGTATGAGGAAACACAAGTTTGCATTGGTTCTAGATGATGTTTGGGAAACGAGTGCAACTTCGTTGTTAGAGGAGCCGTGTGTGCCTCACTTTCCACACCACAATTCCAATATCATCATTGCCTCTTCCAGAACTATTACTGTGCTCTCACAGTTGGGTGTTCCACCTTTATTAGTCATCCAAATGCAAGACTTGAGTGAGGATCACAGCTGGAGATTATTTTCGTCCCATGCTTTCTTACACAGCGAGGGAGCTTTGCCTATGAGCATCGACCAAGAAATAGCGAGGCGTGTATGCAACGAGTGCGTGGGGGGTCCTCCATTGGCTCTTAAAGTAGTCGGGCAGGCAATGGCGGGCATCACTCGGTCAAATGAAAGGGACTTGGTAGTCAACAGATTGCAGAGTGATGCTACAAACTCGCTCTACGGCAAGTTGAGACTAAGCTACGATGCTTTGGCCGACGTGGCTGGCTGTGGCATTGCTTTGCAGCTGTGCTTTCTATGCATCGCTGCCTACCCAGAAGACAATATCATATCTCCTACATATGCTACTGCCTACTGGATTGGAGAAGGATTGGTAACCGGTCCGAAACCTTTCCAAATTGGAGAGATGTACATTAATTTGTTAGTTGACCGATGCCTTATTGAACCAGTGAAGAAGAATTACGAGTGA